In the Lampris incognitus isolate fLamInc1 chromosome 11, fLamInc1.hap2, whole genome shotgun sequence genome, one interval contains:
- the LOC130121091 gene encoding uncharacterized protein LOC130121091 isoform X1, with product MSSPSAPFVQIKFDDIHFYENCGGGSFGSVYRARWISRDKEVAVKKLLKIENEAEILSVLSHRNIIQFYGAILEAPNYGIVTEYASGGSLYDYLSSDESEGIDMGQVMTWAKEIAKGMHYLHSEAPIKVIHRDLKSRNVVITADKVLKICDFGASKFLFHTTHMSLVGTFPWMAPEVIQSLPVSETCDTYSYGVVLWEMLTREIPFKGLEGLQVAWLVVEKNERLTVPSCCPASFADLMRKCWTTEPKERPMFKQILSTLESMSNDSQLPQQCNSFLHNKAEWRCEIEATIERLKRLERDLSTKEQELKAREQRLKMWERKLLEQSNSPLLPTLDIYTWTEEHVYFWMQQIFGSGEGVCDLFKENHITGKMLLLLTETDMRDMGVKSKGHIIRLKGEIEKLATDYFTFIHFPPLLKDELEEEVEGIKIVNLELVFGYHWKAGKGNSLPGRRRGAGNQLPFQSAASRGKPTRFQVLGQTRSELLGVPKFHRQEGKRKMPATRSKQTLQPPSTRMSLRSFRSVPLVPMETSSSSDDSCDSFGSDGGFANTRSGLRSARKVAGTPKSFDSSLEEDACSWINSQMNAMKVDSEPRRRGRKTSSNLKVALVFPTRKAGQKRPASEPLPQPKDSDSDSEDNFIDKRALNIKENKAMLAKLMAELNKVGGLFPRRLSASTTPRRAPSQSMGTPRHRRRNPERVSRPHTRSCTRVDGPPSPPPEEEPEDKFSLVRKSRYYEEEDEPIQPRRRSCHGAMAIPHVIRPVEDITEAELNRICHNVREKVYNSSTGTTCHQCRQKTTDTKTNCRNPECLGVRGQFCGPCLRNRYGEEVRDALLDPEWQCPPCRGICNCSFCRAREGRCATGVLVYLAKYHGFDNVHAYLNSLKKQLEEGGQ from the exons AGTATGCAAGCGGGGGGTCGCTGTATGACTATCTGTCCAGCGATGAGAGTGAGGGCATAGACATGGGACAGGTCATGACATGGGCCAAGGAGATCGCCAAAG GAATGCACTACTTGCACTCAGAGGCCCCCATCAAGGTCATCCACCGAGACCTGAAGTCCAGGAACG ttgtcATAACAGCTGATAAAGTTCTTAAG ATCTGTGATTTTGGGGCGTCCAAGTTCCTgttccacacaacacacatgtctCTGGTGGGGACGTTCCCGTGGATGGCGCCAGAGGTGATCCAGAGCCTGCCTGTGTCCGAGACGTGCGACACCTATTCCTACGGCGTG GTTCTGTGGGAGATGCTGACACGTGAGATACCGTTCAAGGGTCTGGAAGGATTACAAGTGGCCTGGCTTGTGGTGGAGAAAAACGAG AGGTTAACCGTTCCCAGCTGCTGTCCTGCCAGCTTTGCCGACCTCATGAGGAAATGCTGGACAACCGAGCCCAAG GAACGGCCCATGTTCAAGCAAATCCTCTCTACTTTGGAGTCCATGTCTAATGACAGCCAACTTCCCCAACAGTGCAATTCCTTCTTACACAACAAGGCTGAATGGAG GTGCGAGATTGAAGCCACGATCGAGAGGCTTAAAAGACTGGAGCGAGACTTGAGTACCAAAGAGCAGGAGCTGAAGGCGAGGGAGCAGCGCCTGAAGATGTGGGAGCGTAAACTCCTCGAGCAGTCCAACTCCCCG TTGTTGCCCACCCTTGACATCTATACCTGGACGGAGGAACATGTG TACTTCTGGATGCAACAAATATTTGGTTCAG GAGAGGGCGTCTGTGACCTATTTAAGGAAAACCACATCACAGGAAAGATGTTGCTGTTGCTCACAGAAACAGACATGCGGGACATGGGGGTCAAATCCAAAGGTCACATCATACGCCTGAAG GGGGAAATCGAGAAGCTGGCCACTGATTACTTCACGTTCATCCACTTCCCACCACTGTTGAAG GATGAGCTGGAAGAGGAGGTCGAAGGAATCAAGATTGTGAATCTGGAGCTGGTGTTCGGGTACCACTGGAAAGCAGGGAAGGGAAACTCT CTTCCAGGACGGCGTCGCGGCGCGGGAAATCAACTTCCTTTTCAGTCGGCGGCGAGTCGCGGGAAACCCACTCGTTTCCAGGTCCTCGGTCAGACGCGGTCGGAGCTGCTCGGTGTCCCGAAGTTTCATCGGCAAGAAGGAAAAAGGAAAATGCCCGCCACCAGATCCAAG CAGACCCTCCAGCCCCCATCCACCAGGATGAGCCTGAGGAGTTTCCGTAGTGTCCCTCTGGTGCCTATGGAGACCTCCTCTTCCTCTGATGACAGCTGTGACAGCTTTGGCTCTGACGGAGGTTTTGCAAACACG AGAAGCGGTTTGAGAAGTGCAAGAAAGGTGGCAGGTACACCAAAGAGCTTTGATTCTTCATTAGAGGAGGATGCATGCAGTTGGATCAACAGCCAGATGAATGCCATG aaggtGGACTCTGAACCTCGCAGGCGGGGCCGAAAAACCTCCAGCAACCTGAAAGTTGCCTTGGTGTTTCCCACCAGGAAGGCAGGCCAGAAGAGGCCCGCATCAGAACCTCTCCCTCAACCCAAAgactctgactctgactctgagGACAACTTTATCGACAAAAGAGCGCTCAATATCAAAGAAAACAAAGCAATG CTTGCAAAGCTCATGGCGGAGCTGAACAAAGTAGGAGGTCTCTTCCCAAGACGACTGTCGGCATCCACTACA CCCCGTCGTGCACCTTCGCAGTCCATGGGAACGCCACGACACCGTAGAAGGAACCCAGAACGCGTTTCTCGACCCCACACGCGGTCCTGCACGCGGGTTGATGGGCCCCCCAGCCCTCCACCAGAGGAGGAGCCAGAGGACAAGTTCAGCCTGGTGCGGAAGAGCCGCTATtatgaagaggaggatgagcCG ATCCAGCCCCGTCGTCGTTCCTGTCATGGTGCCATGGCCATACCTCACGTGATTCGTCCTGTGGAGGACATCACGGAGGCGGAGCTGAACAGAATCTGCCACAATGTGAGGGAGAAGGTGTACAATAGCTCCACT gggaCAACTTGCCATCAGTGCCGTCAGAAGACTACTGACACCAAAACTAACTGCCGTAACCCAGAGTGTCTTGGGGTGAGGGGTCAGTTCTGTGGCCCGTGTCTCCGTAACCGCTATGGAGAGGAGGTCCGTGATGCTCTGCTGGATCCG GAGTGGCAGTGCCCACCATGCAGAGGGATCTGCAACTGCAGCTTCTGTCGAGCTCGTGAAGGTCGCTGTGCCACGGGGGTGCTGGTCTATCTGGCTAAATACCATGGCTTTGATAATGTCCATGCCTACTTAAATAG CCTGAAGAAGCAGCTGGAGGAAGGTGGCcagtaa